Proteins found in one Corynebacterium freneyi genomic segment:
- a CDS encoding serine hydrolase, giving the protein MMRARTGTARKVPGLILAGMTVTALLAGCTIGGGDAPATENPTATVESVDGWDPSEEVEWTDAQKILDDAVDDFYDLYGIDLAVYLRVIDGPYRGLTAAAGGDEKQYSASTIKAPLVVTALNTFGDDLDEIVTVDWEDAVGGSVIGPGDYTVDTLVRYVMAYSDNTAANGLIDAVGGFDAVNDVIEAAGVDGERYHLGNKMNIPNPSGDRSWISPSQAALFMARIQEVADGRGDHDFIDRDTAQQALTYLTYGGAQKFAMYVGSAVQKTGDTGEGTNDHGILYTAAGPVAYGITTRFGTPMNELTDALLGQLGGRIAPLLPDYNRLDDDGKPVSPKDAATWSADEDGDGIADRLADADATAEPQYDETLEPDWFNPYRAS; this is encoded by the coding sequence ATGATGCGAGCACGAACGGGGACGGCGAGGAAGGTCCCCGGACTCATCCTGGCCGGCATGACGGTCACCGCGCTGCTGGCCGGCTGCACGATCGGCGGCGGCGACGCCCCCGCCACCGAGAACCCGACGGCCACCGTCGAATCCGTCGACGGGTGGGACCCGTCGGAGGAAGTGGAGTGGACCGACGCGCAGAAGATCCTCGACGACGCCGTCGACGACTTCTACGACCTGTACGGCATCGACCTGGCCGTCTACCTCCGCGTCATCGACGGCCCGTACCGCGGCCTGACCGCAGCGGCCGGCGGCGACGAAAAGCAGTACTCGGCGTCGACCATCAAGGCCCCGCTCGTCGTCACCGCGCTGAACACTTTCGGCGACGACCTCGACGAGATCGTCACCGTCGACTGGGAGGACGCCGTCGGCGGCAGCGTCATCGGCCCGGGCGACTACACCGTGGACACGTTGGTGCGCTACGTGATGGCCTACTCCGACAACACCGCCGCCAACGGCCTCATCGACGCCGTCGGCGGATTCGATGCGGTCAACGACGTCATCGAGGCGGCCGGCGTCGACGGCGAGCGCTACCACCTGGGCAACAAGATGAACATCCCGAACCCCTCCGGCGACCGTTCGTGGATCTCGCCGAGCCAGGCCGCGCTGTTCATGGCGCGGATCCAGGAAGTCGCCGACGGGCGCGGCGACCACGACTTCATCGACCGGGACACCGCGCAGCAGGCGCTGACGTACCTGACGTACGGAGGGGCGCAGAAGTTCGCCATGTACGTCGGTTCCGCCGTGCAGAAGACCGGCGACACCGGCGAAGGCACCAATGACCACGGCATCCTCTACACCGCCGCGGGCCCCGTGGCCTACGGCATCACGACCCGCTTCGGGACCCCTATGAACGAACTCACCGACGCGCTGCTCGGCCAGCTCGGCGGGCGGATCGCCCCGCTGTTGCCGGACTACAACCGCCTCGACGACGACGGGAAGCCCGTGAGCCCGAAGGACGCCGCGACGTGGAGCGCCGACGAGGACGGCGACGGCATCGCCGACCGACTGGCCGACGCGGACGCCACCGCCGAGCCGCAGTACGACGAGACCCTCGAACCCGACTGGTTCAACCCCTACCGGGCGTCCTAG
- the glgB gene encoding 1,4-alpha-glucan branching protein GlgB, protein MSAPTDPRLTIPAGDMDRLRSCTHHDPHSFYGAHLIDGDTVIRARIFGATAVTVVSTRGEFEAEPVGDDVYAALVPGEPDFDYRLRVTWADGSVEERADAYRFLPTVQEGDLHLIGEGRHERLWEALGAHPRTYDTELGEVSGVSFSVWAPNARGVAVIGDFCMWNGAQYPMRSMGGSGVWEVFIPGVGPGEVYKFAITTPEGHRRDKADPMAFATEVPPATGSVVAESEYRWRDDEWMAKRATTDWRAEPMSIYEVHLGSWKRGLSYEVMTEQLVRYVKDMGYTHVEFMPVAEHPFAGSWGYQVTSYYAPTSRFGSPDQLRALIDAFHAAGIGVIVDWVPGHFPKDDWALARFDGTACYEHPDWRRGEQKDWGTYVFDFGRNEVRNFLYANALYWAEEFHIDGVRVDAVASMLYLDYSRNEGEWLPNQYGGRENLDAVQFLQEFNATVHKHHPGFLTIAEESTSWPGVTAATEDGGLGFTMKWNMGWMNDTLEYFSKDPIHRSYHHHEITFAMVYAYSEKFILPFSHDEVVHGKGSLWERMPGDDWNKAAGLRTLLSFMWSHPGKQLLFQGQELGQNREWNHDESIAWDNLEGWGGEFHRGIQLLVKDLNAIYRDTNALWSQDDRPEGFSWINADDTNNSVLSFVRYGDDGSVLACVLNLSGATQERYRIGVPRTGAWREVLNTNDERYAGSGYGLNGTLEAESHGWNGQDQSIELTLPANTAIWFRHEG, encoded by the coding sequence ATGAGCGCCCCCACCGATCCGCGCCTGACCATCCCGGCCGGAGACATGGATCGTCTCCGCAGCTGCACGCACCACGACCCCCACTCGTTCTACGGTGCGCACCTGATCGACGGCGACACCGTCATCCGCGCCCGCATTTTCGGCGCGACCGCGGTGACCGTCGTCTCCACCCGGGGAGAATTCGAGGCCGAACCGGTCGGCGACGACGTCTACGCGGCATTGGTTCCGGGTGAGCCGGACTTCGATTACCGCCTGCGCGTCACGTGGGCCGACGGTTCCGTCGAGGAACGCGCGGACGCCTACCGCTTCCTGCCGACGGTCCAGGAGGGTGATCTCCACCTGATCGGCGAAGGCCGCCACGAGCGCCTGTGGGAGGCGCTGGGCGCGCATCCGCGCACCTACGACACCGAACTGGGCGAGGTGTCCGGCGTGTCCTTCTCCGTGTGGGCGCCCAACGCCCGCGGCGTGGCGGTGATCGGCGACTTCTGCATGTGGAACGGCGCCCAGTACCCGATGCGCTCCATGGGCGGATCGGGCGTGTGGGAGGTCTTCATCCCGGGCGTCGGCCCGGGCGAGGTCTACAAGTTCGCCATCACCACCCCGGAGGGACACCGCCGCGACAAGGCCGACCCGATGGCCTTCGCCACCGAGGTCCCGCCGGCCACCGGTTCCGTCGTCGCCGAGTCCGAATACCGATGGAGGGACGACGAGTGGATGGCCAAGCGCGCCACCACCGACTGGCGGGCCGAGCCGATGTCGATCTACGAGGTCCACCTCGGCTCGTGGAAGCGGGGCCTGTCGTACGAGGTCATGACCGAGCAGCTGGTGCGCTACGTCAAGGACATGGGCTACACCCACGTGGAGTTCATGCCGGTCGCCGAGCACCCGTTCGCCGGTTCCTGGGGCTACCAGGTCACCTCCTACTACGCCCCGACCAGCCGTTTCGGTTCGCCGGATCAGCTGCGCGCCCTCATCGACGCCTTCCACGCCGCCGGCATCGGCGTCATCGTCGACTGGGTTCCGGGCCACTTCCCCAAGGACGACTGGGCGCTGGCCCGCTTCGACGGCACCGCCTGCTACGAGCACCCGGACTGGCGTCGCGGCGAGCAGAAGGACTGGGGCACCTACGTCTTCGACTTCGGCCGCAACGAGGTCCGCAACTTCCTGTACGCCAACGCCCTGTACTGGGCCGAGGAGTTCCACATCGACGGCGTGCGCGTCGACGCCGTCGCGTCGATGCTCTACCTCGACTACTCCCGCAACGAGGGCGAGTGGCTGCCGAACCAGTACGGCGGCCGCGAAAACCTCGACGCCGTGCAGTTCCTGCAGGAGTTCAACGCCACGGTGCACAAGCACCACCCGGGGTTCCTCACCATCGCCGAGGAGTCCACGTCGTGGCCTGGCGTCACCGCCGCGACCGAGGACGGGGGCCTGGGCTTCACCATGAAGTGGAACATGGGCTGGATGAACGACACCCTGGAGTACTTCTCCAAGGATCCGATCCACCGTTCGTACCACCATCACGAGATCACCTTCGCGATGGTCTACGCCTACTCCGAGAAGTTCATCCTGCCGTTCAGCCACGACGAGGTCGTGCACGGCAAGGGTTCGCTGTGGGAGCGGATGCCGGGCGACGACTGGAACAAGGCAGCCGGCCTGCGCACCCTGCTGTCCTTCATGTGGAGCCACCCGGGCAAGCAGCTGCTGTTCCAGGGCCAGGAGCTGGGCCAGAACCGCGAGTGGAACCATGACGAGTCCATCGCGTGGGACAACCTCGAGGGCTGGGGCGGCGAGTTCCACCGCGGCATCCAGTTGCTGGTCAAGGACCTCAACGCCATCTACCGCGACACCAACGCCCTGTGGTCGCAGGACGATCGTCCGGAGGGCTTCTCCTGGATCAACGCCGACGACACGAACAACAGCGTGCTGTCCTTCGTCCGCTACGGCGACGACGGGTCCGTGTTGGCGTGCGTGCTCAACCTGTCCGGTGCGACGCAGGAGCGTTACCGCATCGGTGTCCCGCGTACGGGTGCGTGGCGCGAGGTGCTCAACACCAACGACGAGCGCTACGCCGGTTCGGGCTACGGCCTCAACGGCACCCTGGAGGCCGAGTCGCACGGCTGGAACGGCCAGGATCAGTCCATCGAGCTGACCCTGCCGGCCAACACCGCGATCTGGTTCCGCCACGAGGGCTGA
- a CDS encoding maltotransferase domain-containing protein produces the protein MTGRLGIDDVRPQVDGGATPSKAVAGEVVPVFAVVWREGHDALNATLNVKGPKESSFAARTQRIPMRFSDHDPNQVNATFVPDAPGLWTFRVDAWSDPMATWRNAVIKKIEAGQSAEELANDLEIGARLFDRAATGAATVYRSHLRGVAQSLRSDAELRARVSPALSDETRGILELHPLRELLTRGKTRKVLVERREALFGSWYEFFPRSNGGFDEDGNLLHGTFTTALPQLDRAARMGFDVVYLPPIHPIGEINRKGRNNTLTAEPGDVGSPWAIGSADGGHDAIEPKLGGEDEFAEFVKAAEERGLEVAIDLALQCAPDHPWAEAHPDWFTVLPDGTIAYAENPPKKYQDIYPLNFDNDPKGLYAEVLRVVKFWVKRGVKVFRVDNPHTKPGNFWEWLIETVHETNPEVIFLAEAFTAPARLYGLAKAGFTQSYIYFPWKTTKKELKEFGEEIVKHTDIARPSLWVNTPDILHDFLVKGGRAAFAIRAALASTMSPLWGMYSGYELYENVPVKEGSEEYLDSEKYQLRHRDYDAALESGDSLEPFITLLNTLRREHPALQQLRTLRFHDIGNDNLLAYSKIDPLTGDAVMVVVNLDPWNAQEGILDIDMNSIGRRSTDRMDVEDLITGQRFDWGKENFIRLEPWSNVAHIVQLPDVPESLRRKLAWRDVPDYEG, from the coding sequence GTGACCGGACGACTCGGAATCGACGACGTACGACCCCAGGTGGACGGCGGCGCCACCCCGTCCAAGGCGGTGGCCGGTGAAGTCGTCCCCGTCTTCGCCGTCGTCTGGCGCGAGGGCCACGATGCGCTCAATGCGACGCTGAACGTCAAGGGCCCGAAGGAATCCTCCTTCGCCGCCCGCACCCAGCGCATCCCCATGCGCTTCAGCGACCACGACCCCAACCAGGTCAACGCCACCTTCGTCCCCGACGCCCCCGGCCTGTGGACCTTCCGCGTCGACGCCTGGTCCGACCCGATGGCCACCTGGCGCAACGCCGTGATCAAGAAGATCGAGGCCGGGCAGTCCGCGGAGGAGCTGGCCAACGACCTCGAGATCGGCGCCCGCCTGTTCGACCGCGCCGCCACCGGCGCCGCCACCGTGTACCGCTCGCACCTGCGCGGCGTGGCCCAGTCGCTGCGCTCCGACGCCGAACTGCGCGCCCGCGTTTCCCCGGCCCTGTCCGACGAGACCCGCGGCATCCTCGAACTCCACCCGCTGCGCGAGCTGCTCACCCGCGGCAAGACCCGCAAGGTCCTCGTCGAGCGCCGCGAGGCCCTGTTCGGCTCCTGGTACGAGTTCTTCCCGCGCTCCAACGGCGGTTTCGACGAAGACGGCAACCTCCTGCACGGCACGTTCACCACCGCCCTCCCCCAGCTCGACCGCGCCGCCCGCATGGGATTCGACGTCGTCTACCTGCCCCCGATCCACCCGATCGGCGAAATCAACCGCAAGGGCCGCAACAACACCCTGACCGCGGAGCCGGGCGACGTCGGCTCCCCGTGGGCCATCGGCTCGGCCGACGGCGGCCACGACGCCATCGAGCCGAAGCTCGGCGGCGAAGACGAGTTCGCCGAGTTCGTCAAGGCGGCCGAGGAACGCGGCCTGGAGGTCGCCATCGACCTGGCCCTGCAGTGCGCCCCCGACCACCCGTGGGCCGAGGCGCACCCGGACTGGTTCACCGTCCTGCCCGACGGCACCATCGCCTACGCCGAGAACCCGCCGAAGAAGTACCAGGACATCTACCCCCTGAACTTCGACAACGACCCGAAGGGCCTCTACGCGGAGGTCCTGCGCGTCGTGAAGTTCTGGGTCAAGCGCGGCGTCAAGGTCTTCCGCGTGGACAACCCGCACACCAAGCCGGGCAACTTCTGGGAATGGCTCATCGAGACCGTCCACGAAACCAACCCGGAGGTCATCTTCCTCGCCGAGGCCTTCACCGCCCCGGCCCGCCTGTACGGCCTGGCCAAGGCCGGCTTCACGCAGTCCTACATCTACTTCCCGTGGAAGACCACGAAGAAGGAGCTGAAGGAGTTCGGCGAGGAAATCGTCAAGCACACCGACATCGCCCGCCCGTCCCTGTGGGTCAACACCCCGGACATCCTCCACGACTTCCTGGTCAAGGGCGGTCGCGCCGCCTTCGCCATCCGCGCCGCGCTGGCGTCGACCATGTCGCCGCTGTGGGGCATGTACTCCGGCTACGAGCTCTACGAAAACGTGCCGGTCAAGGAAGGCTCCGAAGAGTACCTGGACAGCGAGAAGTACCAGCTGCGCCACCGCGACTACGACGCCGCGCTGGAATCCGGCGACTCCCTCGAGCCTTTCATCACCCTGCTCAACACCCTGCGCCGCGAGCACCCGGCCCTGCAGCAGCTGCGGACCCTGCGTTTCCACGACATCGGCAACGACAATCTGCTGGCGTACTCCAAGATCGACCCGCTGACCGGCGACGCCGTCATGGTCGTCGTCAATCTCGATCCGTGGAACGCCCAGGAGGGCATCCTCGACATCGACATGAATTCCATCGGCCGCCGCAGCACCGACCGCATGGACGTCGAGGACCTGATCACCGGGCAGCGCTTCGACTGGGGCAAGGAGAACTTCATCCGCCTCGAGCCGTGGTCGAACGTGGCCCACATCGTCCAGCTGCCCGACGTGCCCGAGAGCCTGCGCCGCAAGCTGGCGTGGCGCGACGTCCCCGACTACGAGGGCTAA
- a CDS encoding ABC transporter ATP-binding protein, giving the protein MADFDSDFNDDDFDEDLLIDFRGVSLKRGGRTLVGPLDWQVELDERWVVLGPNGAGKTSLMRVAAAEEFPSSGVARVMGERLGRTDMRDLRTMIGLTSSALAHRIPADEKVADLVISASYSVLGRWRETYEEMDFRQAADILEKMGAEHLADRTWGTLSEGERKRVLISRALMVNPELLLLDEPGAGLDLGGREDLVGYLGDLALDADAPAIVMITHHVEEIPFGFTHAMLLDDGGVVAQGLIDDVLTSENLSKAFHQSIAVDRIDGRFFARRARRAGAHRRKE; this is encoded by the coding sequence GTGGCTGACTTTGACTCTGACTTCAACGACGACGACTTCGACGAGGACCTGCTGATCGATTTCCGCGGGGTCTCGCTCAAGCGCGGCGGCCGCACCCTGGTCGGCCCGCTGGATTGGCAGGTCGAGCTCGACGAGCGCTGGGTGGTGCTCGGGCCGAACGGCGCGGGCAAAACGTCGCTGATGCGCGTCGCGGCGGCGGAGGAGTTTCCGTCGTCGGGCGTGGCCCGGGTGATGGGGGAGCGTCTGGGGCGCACGGACATGCGGGACCTGCGCACGATGATCGGCTTGACGTCGTCGGCGCTGGCGCATCGGATTCCCGCCGACGAGAAGGTGGCGGACCTGGTCATCTCGGCGTCGTATTCGGTGTTGGGCCGGTGGCGCGAGACGTACGAGGAGATGGACTTCCGCCAGGCCGCGGACATCCTGGAGAAGATGGGCGCCGAGCATCTGGCGGATCGCACGTGGGGGACGTTGTCGGAGGGCGAGCGCAAGCGGGTGCTCATTTCGCGGGCCCTGATGGTCAATCCGGAGCTGCTGCTTCTCGACGAGCCGGGCGCGGGCCTGGATCTCGGCGGGCGCGAGGATCTGGTGGGCTATCTCGGTGATCTGGCGTTGGATGCGGATGCGCCGGCGATCGTCATGATCACCCACCACGTGGAGGAGATTCCGTTCGGTTTCACCCACGCGATGCTTCTCGACGACGGTGGCGTGGTGGCCCAGGGGCTCATCGACGATGTGCTCACGAGTGAAAATCTGTCGAAGGCCTTCCACCAGTCCATTGCGGTGGATCGCATCGACGGCCGGTTCTTCGCGCGCCGGGCGCGCCGGGCCGGTGCGCACCGGAGGAAGGAGTGA
- a CDS encoding NUDIX hydrolase — protein MGGSQKKGAAIPATPRLASTVLLVRDSVHGIEVYVQERVSTMKFAANMTVFPGGGVDARDFPGDVDGDGHDSPSLAWSGHPPQWWAEAFDVAPATARALVCAAVRETFEETGTLLAADASGDVVVDSGRFHARRKALESHELSFSDFMADEGLCLRSDLLRPWSNWVTPEGMPTRYDTYFFLAAQPEGQIADGDTSEASSTGWFRPTALMEGWRDRKVGLMPPTWAQIKRLVRYTTVAEVLAAADSGQEPPHRTTSDFFGDPFMDEFFAVSTHLGHLRDLAERGRR, from the coding sequence ATGGGTGGTTCGCAGAAGAAGGGTGCCGCGATTCCGGCGACCCCGCGGTTGGCGTCGACGGTGTTGTTGGTGCGCGATTCGGTGCACGGCATCGAGGTGTACGTGCAGGAGCGCGTGAGCACCATGAAGTTCGCGGCGAACATGACGGTGTTCCCGGGCGGCGGGGTCGATGCCCGCGACTTCCCGGGCGACGTCGACGGCGACGGCCACGACAGTCCGAGTTTGGCGTGGTCGGGGCATCCGCCGCAGTGGTGGGCGGAGGCGTTCGACGTCGCGCCGGCGACGGCCCGTGCGTTGGTGTGCGCGGCGGTGCGCGAGACGTTCGAGGAGACGGGAACATTGCTGGCGGCGGATGCGTCGGGTGACGTGGTCGTCGATTCGGGGCGGTTCCATGCCCGGCGCAAGGCGTTGGAGTCCCATGAGCTGTCGTTTTCGGACTTCATGGCGGACGAGGGGCTGTGCCTTCGCTCCGACTTGCTGCGGCCGTGGAGCAATTGGGTGACTCCGGAGGGCATGCCCACGCGCTACGACACGTATTTCTTCCTGGCGGCGCAGCCGGAGGGGCAGATCGCAGACGGTGACACGTCCGAGGCGTCGTCGACGGGGTGGTTCCGGCCGACGGCGCTGATGGAGGGTTGGCGCGACCGCAAGGTCGGTCTCATGCCCCCGACGTGGGCGCAGATCAAGCGGCTGGTGCGGTACACGACGGTGGCCGAGGTCCTTGCCGCGGCGGATTCGGGGCAGGAGCCGCCGCATCGCACGACCAGCGATTTCTTCGGGGACCCGTTCATGGACGAGTTCTTCGCGGTGTCCACGCATCTGGGGCATCTGCGGGATCTCGCCGAGCGGGGTCGCCGGTGA
- a CDS encoding THUMP-like domain-containing protein, whose amino-acid sequence MSLSSAEVRALLADPGLAGAAAGLELSDASLLADLTHLRESLGESAELARAVVELERARRSTAGKLPGWWLLDSDSAQQATHAAVARARAERLTTAVGEGVAPGVHDVTCSIGAEIAALTEYRAESAVGAFPVLGSDLDMARVLMARHNAPDAHVVVADALAPVSEGMIIVADPARRAGGRRILRPEDLLPPLPDLIDAWRGPGVRRNHEMAVKCAPGIDYSDWEGEAAVTSVDGGVKEACLYTPGLAATPLGDGGDVVTRSAHLLRTRGEGAVGERYDDTMPDDCGVGDAGRWIIDPDGAVVRAGLVRHYATAHGLRQLDERIAHLTGDAIPPGASGFEVLEQVPLKKVKRALAARDCASAEILVRGVDVNPDVLRRQWKLGGAKKGGGKGAQLGVVITRIGSTATAFVCGQRQWGPES is encoded by the coding sequence GTGAGCCTGTCTTCGGCGGAGGTCCGGGCGCTGCTCGCCGATCCCGGGTTGGCCGGAGCCGCCGCGGGCCTCGAGCTTTCCGACGCCTCCCTCCTGGCCGATCTCACGCACCTGCGGGAATCGCTGGGTGAGTCGGCGGAGTTGGCCCGGGCGGTGGTCGAGTTGGAGCGGGCGCGCCGGTCGACGGCGGGAAAACTGCCCGGGTGGTGGCTGCTGGACTCCGATTCCGCGCAGCAGGCCACGCATGCGGCCGTGGCGCGGGCCCGCGCCGAACGCTTGACGACGGCCGTCGGGGAGGGCGTCGCCCCGGGGGTGCATGACGTCACGTGCTCCATCGGCGCGGAGATCGCCGCGTTGACGGAGTACCGGGCCGAATCCGCCGTCGGCGCGTTTCCCGTGCTGGGGTCCGACCTGGACATGGCGCGAGTGCTCATGGCCCGCCACAATGCTCCGGACGCGCACGTCGTCGTCGCCGATGCGCTGGCCCCGGTGAGCGAGGGGATGATCATCGTCGCCGATCCCGCGCGCCGGGCCGGCGGCCGCCGCATCCTCCGGCCGGAGGATCTCCTGCCGCCGTTGCCCGACCTCATCGACGCCTGGCGTGGCCCGGGCGTCCGCCGCAATCACGAGATGGCCGTCAAATGCGCCCCCGGCATCGACTACTCCGACTGGGAGGGCGAAGCCGCCGTCACCTCGGTCGACGGCGGGGTCAAGGAAGCGTGCCTGTACACGCCGGGACTTGCGGCCACACCTCTGGGGGACGGGGGAGACGTCGTCACGCGAAGCGCCCACCTGCTGCGGACCCGGGGCGAGGGCGCCGTCGGGGAACGCTACGACGACACGATGCCCGACGATTGCGGCGTCGGGGATGCGGGGCGCTGGATCATCGACCCCGACGGGGCGGTCGTGCGCGCCGGGCTGGTGCGCCACTACGCCACCGCGCACGGGCTGCGGCAACTCGACGAACGCATCGCCCACCTCACCGGCGACGCCATCCCGCCCGGGGCCTCCGGATTCGAGGTGCTCGAGCAGGTGCCGCTGAAGAAGGTCAAGCGGGCGCTGGCGGCGCGGGACTGCGCATCGGCGGAGATCCTCGTGCGCGGCGTCGACGTCAATCCGGACGTGCTGCGCAGGCAATGGAAGCTCGGCGGGGCGAAGAAGGGCGGCGGGAAAGGCGCGCAGCTCGGCGTCGTGATCACCCGGATCGGGTCGACGGCGACCGCCTTCGTGTGCGGCCAACGGCAGTGGGGACCGGAGTCGTAG
- a CDS encoding electron transfer flavoprotein subunit beta/FixA family protein has translation MPNIVVLVKQVPDTWSERKLADDDFTLDRESADAVLDEINENAVEAALQLKEEHGGNVTVATIGPERAVEALRKALSMGADDAVILSDDALAGSDAIQTAWALSTVIDAIGDVDLIITGNASTDGGTGTVPAVLGVYRGLPVLTHMRSVSVDGSTVTGERETEDGIHQLKANLPAIVSVTEKANEPRFASFKGIMAAKKKPVRELTLADVAAEAEQVGLENAATSVTSATPKPPKTAGERITDEGDAGVKLAEYLKAQKFI, from the coding sequence ATGCCGAACATCGTGGTTCTGGTCAAGCAGGTCCCGGACACCTGGTCCGAGCGCAAGCTCGCCGACGACGACTTCACGCTCGACCGCGAAAGCGCCGACGCCGTGCTCGACGAGATCAACGAGAACGCCGTCGAGGCCGCCCTGCAGCTGAAGGAAGAGCACGGCGGCAACGTCACCGTCGCCACCATCGGCCCGGAGCGCGCCGTCGAGGCCCTCCGCAAGGCCCTGTCCATGGGCGCCGACGACGCCGTCATCCTGTCCGACGACGCCCTGGCCGGCTCCGACGCCATCCAGACCGCGTGGGCCCTGTCCACCGTCATCGACGCCATCGGCGACGTCGACCTCATCATCACCGGCAACGCCTCCACCGACGGCGGCACCGGCACCGTCCCGGCCGTGCTCGGCGTCTACCGCGGCCTGCCGGTCCTCACCCACATGCGCTCCGTCTCCGTCGACGGCTCCACCGTCACCGGCGAGCGCGAGACCGAGGACGGCATCCACCAGCTCAAGGCGAACCTCCCGGCCATCGTGTCGGTGACGGAGAAGGCCAACGAGCCGCGCTTCGCCTCCTTCAAGGGCATCATGGCCGCGAAGAAGAAGCCGGTCCGCGAGCTGACCCTGGCCGACGTCGCCGCCGAGGCCGAGCAGGTCGGCCTGGAGAACGCCGCCACCTCGGTGACCTCCGCGACGCCGAAGCCGCCGAAGACCGCGGGCGAGCGCATCACCGACGAGGGCGACGCCGGCGTGAAGCTGGCCGAATACCTCAAGGCCCAGAAGTTCATCTAA
- a CDS encoding electron transfer flavoprotein subunit alpha/FixB family protein — MTDVLVLVDHNDGELKNTTAELLTAARAFGTPAAVVVGKPGTAENFAETLGKYGAGEILAAESDEAGKHLITPEVGVLVGLASERQVPVLVAASAAGKEIAGRVAALTGSGVLSDVVEIKDDRSVVYSIFGGEFIVEGAGYGASPVYALRPGSVDPVEAAASPSVTAVEYPAADDTAVEIVSFTPAEGGDRPELTEAKIVVSGGRGVASAEGFADVVEPMADALGAAVGASRAAVDADYYPGQFQVGQTGKTVSPDLYIALGISGAIQHKAGMQTSKTVVAVNKDEEAPIFEIADFGVIGDLFNVAPQATEEIKKA, encoded by the coding sequence ATGACCGACGTCCTCGTTCTCGTCGACCACAACGATGGCGAACTGAAGAACACCACCGCCGAGCTCCTCACCGCCGCCCGTGCCTTCGGCACCCCCGCGGCCGTGGTTGTCGGCAAGCCCGGCACCGCCGAGAACTTCGCCGAGACCCTCGGCAAGTACGGTGCCGGCGAGATCCTCGCCGCCGAGTCCGATGAGGCCGGCAAGCACCTGATCACCCCCGAGGTCGGCGTCCTCGTGGGCCTGGCCTCCGAGCGCCAGGTCCCCGTCCTCGTCGCCGCCTCCGCCGCCGGCAAGGAGATCGCCGGCCGCGTCGCCGCCCTGACCGGCTCCGGCGTTCTGTCCGACGTCGTGGAGATCAAGGACGACCGCTCCGTGGTCTACTCGATCTTCGGCGGCGAGTTCATCGTCGAGGGTGCCGGCTACGGCGCCTCCCCGGTCTACGCCCTGCGCCCGGGCTCCGTCGACCCGGTCGAGGCCGCCGCCTCGCCGTCCGTCACCGCCGTGGAGTACCCGGCCGCGGACGACACCGCCGTCGAGATCGTGTCCTTCACCCCGGCCGAGGGCGGCGACCGCCCCGAGCTGACCGAGGCCAAGATCGTCGTCTCCGGTGGCCGCGGCGTCGCGTCCGCCGAGGGCTTCGCCGACGTCGTCGAGCCGATGGCCGACGCCCTCGGTGCCGCGGTCGGCGCCTCCCGCGCCGCCGTCGACGCCGACTACTACCCGGGCCAGTTCCAGGTCGGCCAGACCGGCAAGACCGTGTCCCCGGACCTGTACATCGCCCTGGGCATCTCCGGTGCGATCCAGCACAAGGCGGGCATGCAGACCTCCAAGACCGTCGTCGCCGTCAACAAGGACGAGGAGGCGCCGATCTTCGAAATCGCCGACTTCGGCGTCATCGGCGACCTCTTCAACGTGGCCCCGCAGGCCACCGAGGAGATCAAGAAGGCGTAA